GTCGAGCGAGCGCTGGAAGCCACCGTACCACGACGCGGAGTCGGACTCGAGTTCGCGCTCGTAGGCGTCGTCGCTGACGACGCAGACACCGAGTCCCGGCGGCATGGCGAACGCCTTCTGAACCGACGTGAAGATGACGTCGATGTTGTGCTCGTCGATGTCGACGAAATCGCCACCTAGCGAGGAGACCGCGTCCACAATGAAGGACGTGTCCGGATACTCCGCGACCACGTCGCCGATCTCCTCGACCGGGTTTCGGACACCGGTCGAGGACTCGTTCATCACGCACGTGACCGCGTCGTACTCGCGGTCGCTCTCCTCGAGTGCCTCGCGGACGTCCTCGGGCTTGACCGCCTGGCCCCAGTCGTACTCGAGTGTGTCCACGGTCTTGCCCACCCGCTCGGCGACGTTGGCTTGGCGTTCACTGAAGCTGCCACAGGTCGTGACGAGGACGTTGTCGTCGACGAGGTTGAGGATCGAGCTCTCCATGAACTCGGTGCCGGAGCCGGTGAGGATGATGACGTCGTTGTCGGTGCCGAGGAACTCCTTCGTGTCCTCGACGATGGTCGTGTAGAGGTCGGTCATCCGGTCCATGCGGTGGCCGAACATCGGCTCGCACATGGCCTCGATAACGTCGTCGCGCACCTCAGTCGGGCCGGGGATGTACAGCGTCTGCTCGGGATAGTCGTCTCTGTATTCGCGTTTTTCGGTCACGGAAGCCACCTGAGTACCGCCTACTGGGTGGCGAGAGGGTATGGTAGTTTTGGATGGCGCAGTCGAAACGAAGGGGTAGTCGCTGAGTGAGCCACAGTACCTGATCGATCGAACCTCGAGTCAACGGAGGGGAATACCTAGTCGCCGTGTGGAGACGCCGACGCAGAGCCACCAGTCGTGTTCGTGCCGTGTGCGTTCGGCGTCGTCTGGGCGGTCGCCGAAGAGTCAGCTACAGCGTCGTCAGCGGCGATATCGATACCGATATCGCGGTCACTCAGATAGGAGTTTCCGGAGACGACGACGCTACCGTCCGTGAACGTCGGCCGCCGCGGGCCGTAGCCCACGATCGGGCCACCAATCTGCCAGAGCGCGTCGAGTTTGCAGAGTGCGAAGCCGACGATGATCAGCGCAAAGCCGAGGATCGTCAGTGCGGTAATCGACTCGCCGAGCAGCGCCCAGCCAAAGACGGCAGCGACGACCGGCGTCGCGTAGTTGACCAGGCTGAGTTCGGCCGCCCCCACGCGCTCGAGAAGGACGAAGTAGATGAGAAAGCCACCAGCCGTCGACGCCACGCCGAGGTAGAGGAGCGCGCTCGCCGAAGGGAGCGTCAGCGACGCCGAGGAAAGCCCCTCAGCAGGGTGGGCAACACTCAGAGCGTGCAAGACGGCAGCACCGACGACCATTGCCCACGCCTGCAGGGAGATGATCGGCAGCGACTCGTCGATTCCCTCGATGAGCACCGAACCGAGCGCGAACAGCGTCGCCGCGACGAACAGCAGTGCGACGCCGAGGATCTGCCCGTCGAGCGAACCGCCGGGAACCGCGATGACGACGATACCCGCCAATCCGACGAGCAGTCCGAGCACTGCGGGGGCGCGGATACGCTGGTTCGGCAGGAGTGCAAGTGCGAGCGGCGGCGTCACGATCGGTGTCAGACTCAAGACGATCGCAGCAACCGCACTCGAGACGTACGACTGTCCCAGAAAGAGGAACGCGAAGTGGCCACCAACGAGCAGGCCGCCGGCGACGGCGATCGCGTACCAGTCAGTCCGGGTCCGTGGTCGCCACTCGAGTTCCCGGATCGCGACGAGGCCGACGAAGACCAGCGCGGCGATGTCGAAGCGAAGCGCCGCAAAGAGGATCGGCGGAATCGTCGCGAGTCCGACCTCGATCGCGCTGAAGGCGGTCCCCCAGACGAGCGCGAGGGCGACAAAGAGCAGGATGTCTCTGTGTGAAATCATTTCTAGAGAAAATGGCCTGGGGGTACTTCTGTATTCTGATTATACATCGTCAGCGCCTGAGGATGCCGAATTCGGAGTTACATGGTAACAGTGAACAGTGATGAAGAACCGTGGTAGTCTCCGAAATCCGACAAACAGATACGCAGTGTGATACGTCGGCGATGATGGGTGGTTGGGAGCCAATCACTGATGGGTTGCGGGCAGTCACTGGCGGTGTGAGTAGAGAAAGAGGGTTTGGACGGGGATGGGGAGTGGATGATCAGTGGGCAGTTGGCGGACGATGAGCAATGGACGGTGGATGTGGATACCCAATGATGCCACTCACGAGCGAGCGCACACGAAAGAAGTCAAATGAAAGAACCGCGAGTGGCGTTATTCGTCGTCGAGCGGCGGTTCGACCTGAATCTCGCCCTGCATCTGGTTGTGTGGGTCACAGCGGTAGTAGGCCATCTCTTCGGTGGCGACGACGCCGGAGAGCGTCTGCTCGTCGTCGTTGACCTCGTCGGTCTGGTAGTCCTCGACGACCTCTTCGTTCTCGTCCCAGATGACGATGTTGTGGGTTCCGCTGTCCTGGTTGTACCAGGTGAAGTCGTACTCCTGGCCCTCGAAGAGGACGATCGTTGGGTTCTGCTCGTCGGCGATCATGTCAGGGGCGACGCCTTCCCAGCCGGCGGTCAGGCCGTCGAGTTCGATCGTGTCGACGTCTTCCCACGCTTCGACATCGATGTCGTCGCCGTTCTCGTCGCCGTTTGCGGCGCCGTTCTCGTCGTCAGTGTCGTCGTCGCTACATCCTGCGACGAGTGCGGTTGCGGCCGCCGCACCCGTGAGCTTCAGTGCTGTACGTCGGGAGAGAGGGTTGTCTCGACTCATCAACATTGTATTAGAGATCAGTGCATAAAAATGGCCCTCCTCTACCGCCGTCCAGTCATGCGATTTCATACCATAGAGGAACTGATCGGTAGAAGCGCTATACTGTGTAGAAAAACCATGTTACTCGAGAGTAAGAAGCAAAAAACGATATCAGACATCCTCAAGCGGACGTGTTGACGGCAGCAAGTGACAGGACGAGCAACGAGGTGAGTTGCGCTACTGGTCGGCCTGCGGTGATTTCGTTCCGGTCTCGAGTGACAGTCGCAAGAAGATCGGGATCGTGATGAGTGCAATGATGATCTCGAGTCCGCCAACGACGAGGAACGCGAGGTCGTAGCCGTAGGAACCGGCGACAGAGCCGCCGATGAGGAAGCCACCGAGGAAGCCAAGGCTCCCAGCGACGTTGAAGCCGGCCATCGCAGTCCCGCGTTCGCGTTCGTCGGCGAGGTCCGTGACGAGCGCCATCGTCGCAGGTGAGACGAGCGCGCCGAGAATGCCCACGACGACCATCGCCATCGCAGCGGTGCCGACAGACGGGGCAATCCCAACGCCGAGGATACCGAAACCGTAACAGGCGGAGCCGACCACGACCGGGATCGTCCGGCCAATTCGGTCGGAAAGCGATCCGAGTGGGTACTGCAGGAGGGCAAACGGCGCAAAGAAACACGCGAGCAACAGTCCCGTCGCGCCGGGACCGAGGTTGAACGTCTCTTGGAAGTACAGGGTTCCAACGAGTGCGAAGAAGCCCGCCGTCATTCGATCGACGAACCCGAAGGCATAAGGAAGTGACAGCGTGGGCCGCTGGCGCACTCCCTCGATCAGCGCGCGGGCGGTGCGACGAGACGCCGGCGTTCGGTCCTCGAGCCGAGAGACCAGGAGCCCAACACAGACGAGCAAAGTAGCCGCAGCCAGCAGTGGCGCAACCGGATCGAGTTCGGTCAGTTGGCCGCCGATCGGCGCGCCCGTTGCGGCCCCGAGTCCGATAGCGATGCCGGCCGCGCCCATATTGCGCCCGTGGCCGCCCTCGAGATCCATCAGCATCGTCATCGTCAGCGAGAGCGCGCCGATCGTCATCGCACCCTGCAGGACGCGCAACAGGAGGACACCCTCGAACGGAATGCTGCCGAGCGAAGGGACAACCGCCAGCGCGGCGTAACTGGCCGCGCCGGCCACCGCACTCAGGACGATGAACGGCGTTCGACGGCCAGTAATATCACTGATTGCACCCCAGATACCGACGAAGACGACGTAGGCGGCGAACTCGCTCACGAGGAACCACATGCTCGCATCGAGCGTCGTCGACGCAACGGGCGAACTCGCCGCATCAGCACCCAGCACGTCGACCAGGGTCGCGATACCCGGGTAGAGCAGCAGTTGCGAGAAGAGCACGGAAAAGACGACCGCCGCGAGCACGAGCCGGTCACGATCACTCGAGTGCACGACCGGTGGTTCGAACCAGGAGAATATGAAGGCGTCCGTCTCGTCGCCGTCCGTGCGCTCGCCATTAGATGCGTCGTTTGCCACCGCCAGGGAAGCCCGCCAGACACGTCAACAGGACTAATACCGTTAGCCAGTGATTTCTTAAATATCACTTACAGGGGAGTATTGAAGTCTATTTGGTGACCCGGACATCAACATCATACGTAAAAATAAATGTAGATGAACGAGGGGCTATTCAAAGACCGTTCCATTTGACCAATGAAGAGCGTTTTTTACAGAGATTTGGTTAAATATAGTGCATTGAATGGGCGGGATGAAAGCACATCATAAGTAGAAGAGATTTCAATAGGAAGAACCCCATTATATTAGATGGGAATTCTAATGGTAAATAATTAGTTTAAGCGTATACTGTAACTTTTAATATATGTAGTGAGTAATATAATGTATGGAAAGAAGAAAGTTACTCCAAGCAATTGGAAGCGGATCGGTTGGTATCGGTACTGTAGGTGCAATTTCAGGTAGTAGTACGGCCAAAGAAAACAACATTGCAGCACGAGATCACAGTGAGGACGCTACAGCGTCTCTAATCAAACAGGCTCAATCGGATTCGGACTTACGCGCCCTCATTGATCATGCAAATGAAAACGGATGGCGTATACCGTGGGACAGTGCAACAACTAAACGTATAACCAGCCAAACGGAAACAGGGTATTACGACTACATCGTTGTCGAGGCGGAGTCGTCTAGCCAACAAGTGGAGAAAGAGGAGGAGTTAGTATTCATTTGGATTGGTAACGATACAATGGGTTTAGACCTTTCGCACCATACAGTTATCCACCACGTTCAAAAAACGGACAAACCGACAGCTAGTGGCCTCTTTGGGTGGGACAAAGTAAAAGTGATAAAATCCGAGGCCGGTGATATTATCCAAACAGAGAGGGATTTCCATAGGGAGAACGAATTAGGAGCGGACGATTACACGTTCCCTCCCGGTGGTGGCAGTAGTGAATGTGTCGAAGTAGACGTCCAAATAGCTCCAGACGCAAAATGGGATTGTGTCGCCCTAGCTGTCGCGGGTGCGATTCCAACTTCCGTGCCATGTTCGACTTGTATTCTAGATGTTACACGTACGTCGTGTGCTGTCTGCGCAATTGCGACTGTTATATACAAGGTTTCCTCGATGCATTGCTTTTCTGATTTGGGGCCTGTCGTTCAAGCAGATGTCGAAGAATGGTTTTTCGAGGAACACGATGATTTCAGTTACTCGGATTTTGCGACCTGGACAGATGAGGCACTAGTTGTTGACGAAACCTTTTATAACGAAGACCTACCTGTCTGCTAGGTGAGCTATAGAGCCACATTTATACCCATATAGTTATGGGAAACTCAAATATCTAATACGGAGAAATATATAGAACACCATGATGAGTCCACTGATCTTGTTGTACACCATTTTATTTATATTTCTATTTTTGATTATAAGGAGAGAGTATGCAAGAGGCTCAGATAAGTATGAAATTTGTGGTTGGGTTATGGTGGCGGGAAGCTTTTTCTTCCTCTTTGTTACTACTACTGACATGCATGTTCCTATATTATCAAGGGTGCAAGAAGTGACTGTGTACGGTCTAATAGCCATTCAGGGGGTGGCAGCGTGGATGTTTCTCTGGTTATCGAATACATCAAAGTTTTAATATCTTATCTGTGTTAGACTGAATTGGTTATTAGCGTTGGTTTTACAGATAGTTATTAATACGACTACAGACGGCCACACCAGATAATCCGATTCAGCCCACGTTTTAACTCCGGAGTGTTATCACTAGCCACAGACAGCGGTTTTTGCCGTTACTGAGGCGCATATGAGGCTGGAGTTATATGCATACTGAACATGAGCGACGACGCGAGCGACGGGACCGACGCCGAGTTCGGGACGGCGGAATTCGGCACGCGGAGCGTTCACGCCGGCCAGCGAGCCGATCCGGCCACTGGTGCGCGCGCCCCGCCGATCTACCAGACGACATCCTACACCTTCCCCGACGCCGAGACCGCCGCCGAGCGCTACGCGCTGGCGGACGACGGTTACATCTACTCTCGAATCAGCAACCCCACCGTCGAGATGCTCGAGGACCGACTCGCCTCCCTCGAGAACGGCGCAGGAGCGGTCGCGACGGGCAGCGGTATGGCCGCACTCGACTCGGCTACCCTGATTCTCGCCGAAGCGGGCGACAACGTCGTCTGCTCGACCGACACCTACGGCGGGACGACGGCCTACTTTTCGAAGACCGCGACCCGCCGCGACATCGAACCGAAATTCGTGCCGACACTCGAGTACGATGCCTACGAGGAAGCCATCGACGAGGACACTGCTTTCGTCCACATCGAGACGATCGGCAACCCCTCGCTCGTCACGCCGGATTTCGAGCGCGTGGCCGAGATCGCCCACGAGAACGGCGTGCCGCTGGTGGTCGACAACACGTTCGCGACGCCGGCGCTCTGTCGGCCACTCGAGCACGGGGCCGACGTGGTCTGGGAGTCGACGACGAAGTGGCTCCACGGCTCAGGGACGACCGTCGGCGGCGTGCTCGTCGACGGCGGCACGTTCCCGTGGGGAGAGCACGGCTACGACGAAATCGCGGGCCAGAACCACGCCTACCACGACGTCGACTTCTCGCGGGACTTCCCCGAGACACCGTTCGCCGCCGCGGCCAGGTTCCGCTCGCTGCGCACCCTCGGCAACCAGCAGTCACCGTTCGACGCCTGGCAGACACTACAGGGACTCGAGTCCCTCCCGCTACGGATGGACAAGCACTGCGAGAACGCGGCCATCGTCGCGGAGTATCTGGCCGACCACGAGGACGTGGCCTGGGTCACACAGCCGGGACTCGAGTCGCATCCGACGCACGACAACGCCGCGCGCTACCTGAACGACTACAGCGGGATGGTCGCGTTCGGCCTCGAAACCGGCTATGCGGGCGGAAAAACGTTCTGTGAGAGCGTGGAAGTCGCCCAGTTCCTGGCGAACATCGGCGACGCGAAGACGCTGGTAATCCACCCCGCGAGCACGACCCACGGCCAACTCACCCCCGAGGAGCAAGAGGAGGCCGGCGTCACGCCGGATCTGGTCCGCATGTCGGTCGGCATCGAGGATCCCGCGGACATTCTGGCCGATCTGGAGCAGGCGATTGAAACCGCGACACGGACGACAATGGAGGGCGACGGACGAACATGACGACGACTGACGTCCAATCGCTCGGCGAGTTCACCTTCGAGTGCGGCGAGTCGATTCCCGAACTCGAAGTGGCCTACGAAACGTACGGCGAGTTCACCGGTGATAACGCTGTCCTCGTCTGTCACGCGCTGACCGGCAGCGCACACGTCGCGCGCCGCCCGGGCGCTGGCGACGACACTGCGGGGCAGGCCCGCGCCTGGTGGGGCGACGTCGTCGGTCCCGGGAAGGCAGTCGACACCACCGAGTACTACGTCGTCTGTGCGAACGTTCCTGGTTCCTGTTACGGGACGACGGGTCCCTCGAGTACGAATCCCGAGACGGGCGAGCCCTACGGCACCGACTTCCCGCCGGTCACGATCGGCGACTGGACGCGCACACAGCGTCGGCTGCTCGACGAACTCGGCGTCGGGCGGCTCCATACACTCATCGGCGGCAGCGTCGGCGGGATGAACGTCCTCGACTGGCTCTCGCGCTACCCTGACGACGTCGAACGCGCGGCGGCCGTCGCCACGGCCGCGAGACTCGACGCGCAGTGTCTCGCGCTGGATACGGTCGCACGCAGGGCGATCACGAGCGACCCGAACTGGAACGGCGGCCACTACTACGGTGGACCGGTACCCGAGGACGGCCTCGCGCGCGCTCGCCAGATCGGTCACATCATGTACCTCTCGAAGGCCTCGATGGCCCAGAAGTTCGGCCGGCGTTCGGCGGGCCGCGAAACGGTCCGCGAGGAATCACCGGACCCCGCAGCGTCGTTTTTCCCCTATCGCGAGGTCGAATCATACCTCGACTACCAGGCCGAGAAGTTCACCGACCGCTTCGACGCGAATAGCTACCTGTATCTCACGCGCGCGATGGACGACTACGACCTCTCGACCGGATACGAATCCGACGCGGCCGCACTCGCGGCCTTCGAGGGCGAACTCCTCCTTCTCTCGTTCACCGGCGACTGGCACTTCACCGTCGAACAATCCGAAGCGGTCGCCGAGGCCTGCCGCGAGGCCGGCGTCGACGTTTCTCACCACGTCGTCGAATCCGACCACGGCCACGACGCGTTCCTCGTCGAACCGGAGAAGGTCGGCCCGCCGCTGGCGACCGTACTCGAGGAGGGACTGTCCGGCCGGACGATTACGGACACGACGGATGGAGAGAAACCGACGGGGGAATCAGAGTCGTTCGCACCCGTTCATACGAGTCTGTTTTCCAAGTAACGTTTTCCAGGTAAGACGGGGTGCAACAACGAAGTCCAAACAGCGGAGTGCAACGCGTCAGTCGGCCGTGTTCACATGCCCCTGCCGCGAGGACGGGTCGTCCTGTCCGCCATCGAATCGAACGTACTGATCAACAACGTTGTGACCCGGTCGCCGGCGCGCCAGCCATCGTCGAAGGTCGCTACCCAGCAGGTCGAGCCCCGTCGCGCGCATGAATCGTCGCGCCGGCGGGGAGCGGAACATGGCAATCAGCGCCCACATCGTCCCGGCCGTAAACGTCCCGAGTGCCGAAAGTGTCATTCCAAGCGTCAGGAAAGTGATCGTATAGACGTAGCCGATC
The DNA window shown above is from Natrialba magadii ATCC 43099 and carries:
- a CDS encoding pyridoxal-phosphate-dependent aminotransferase family protein, with product MTEKREYRDDYPEQTLYIPGPTEVRDDVIEAMCEPMFGHRMDRMTDLYTTIVEDTKEFLGTDNDVIILTGSGTEFMESSILNLVDDNVLVTTCGSFSERQANVAERVGKTVDTLEYDWGQAVKPEDVREALEESDREYDAVTCVMNESSTGVRNPVEEIGDVVAEYPDTSFIVDAVSSLGGDFVDIDEHNIDVIFTSVQKAFAMPPGLGVCVVSDDAYERELESDSASWYGGFQRSLDYYDRKGQTHSTPAIPIMLAYRQQMKHMLQEGHDSRDQRHREMAEYTREWAREHFDMFPEEGYESQTVSCIENTQGIDVAETIDAVSEEYDFVFSDGYGSALGEKTFRIGHMGEHDVESIRALTDAIEDVADL
- a CDS encoding DMT family transporter; amino-acid sequence: MISHRDILLFVALALVWGTAFSAIEVGLATIPPILFAALRFDIAALVFVGLVAIRELEWRPRTRTDWYAIAVAGGLLVGGHFAFLFLGQSYVSSAVAAIVLSLTPIVTPPLALALLPNQRIRAPAVLGLLVGLAGIVVIAVPGGSLDGQILGVALLFVAATLFALGSVLIEGIDESLPIISLQAWAMVVGAAVLHALSVAHPAEGLSSASLTLPSASALLYLGVASTAGGFLIYFVLLERVGAAELSLVNYATPVVAAVFGWALLGESITALTILGFALIIVGFALCKLDALWQIGGPIVGYGPRRPTFTDGSVVVSGNSYLSDRDIGIDIAADDAVADSSATAQTTPNAHGTNTTGGSASASPHGD
- a CDS encoding cupredoxin domain-containing protein; translated protein: MSRDNPLSRRTALKLTGAAAATALVAGCSDDDTDDENGAANGDENGDDIDVEAWEDVDTIELDGLTAGWEGVAPDMIADEQNPTIVLFEGQEYDFTWYNQDSGTHNIVIWDENEEVVEDYQTDEVNDDEQTLSGVVATEEMAYYRCDPHNQMQGEIQVEPPLDDE
- a CDS encoding MFS transporter; the encoded protein is MHSSDRDRLVLAAVVFSVLFSQLLLYPGIATLVDVLGADAASSPVASTTLDASMWFLVSEFAAYVVFVGIWGAISDITGRRTPFIVLSAVAGAASYAALAVVPSLGSIPFEGVLLLRVLQGAMTIGALSLTMTMLMDLEGGHGRNMGAAGIAIGLGAATGAPIGGQLTELDPVAPLLAAATLLVCVGLLVSRLEDRTPASRRTARALIEGVRQRPTLSLPYAFGFVDRMTAGFFALVGTLYFQETFNLGPGATGLLLACFFAPFALLQYPLGSLSDRIGRTIPVVVGSACYGFGILGVGIAPSVGTAAMAMVVVGILGALVSPATMALVTDLADERERGTAMAGFNVAGSLGFLGGFLIGGSVAGSYGYDLAFLVVGGLEIIIALITIPIFLRLSLETGTKSPQADQ
- a CDS encoding O-acetylhomoserine aminocarboxypropyltransferase/cysteine synthase family protein; translated protein: MSDDASDGTDAEFGTAEFGTRSVHAGQRADPATGARAPPIYQTTSYTFPDAETAAERYALADDGYIYSRISNPTVEMLEDRLASLENGAGAVATGSGMAALDSATLILAEAGDNVVCSTDTYGGTTAYFSKTATRRDIEPKFVPTLEYDAYEEAIDEDTAFVHIETIGNPSLVTPDFERVAEIAHENGVPLVVDNTFATPALCRPLEHGADVVWESTTKWLHGSGTTVGGVLVDGGTFPWGEHGYDEIAGQNHAYHDVDFSRDFPETPFAAAARFRSLRTLGNQQSPFDAWQTLQGLESLPLRMDKHCENAAIVAEYLADHEDVAWVTQPGLESHPTHDNAARYLNDYSGMVAFGLETGYAGGKTFCESVEVAQFLANIGDAKTLVIHPASTTHGQLTPEEQEEAGVTPDLVRMSVGIEDPADILADLEQAIETATRTTMEGDGRT
- the metX gene encoding homoserine O-acetyltransferase MetX; the encoded protein is MTTTDVQSLGEFTFECGESIPELEVAYETYGEFTGDNAVLVCHALTGSAHVARRPGAGDDTAGQARAWWGDVVGPGKAVDTTEYYVVCANVPGSCYGTTGPSSTNPETGEPYGTDFPPVTIGDWTRTQRRLLDELGVGRLHTLIGGSVGGMNVLDWLSRYPDDVERAAAVATAARLDAQCLALDTVARRAITSDPNWNGGHYYGGPVPEDGLARARQIGHIMYLSKASMAQKFGRRSAGRETVREESPDPAASFFPYREVESYLDYQAEKFTDRFDANSYLYLTRAMDDYDLSTGYESDAAALAAFEGELLLLSFTGDWHFTVEQSEAVAEACREAGVDVSHHVVESDHGHDAFLVEPEKVGPPLATVLEEGLSGRTITDTTDGEKPTGESESFAPVHTSLFSK